In a single window of the Mycobacterium bourgelatii genome:
- the scoE gene encoding (3R)-3-[(carboxymethyl)amino]fatty acid oxygenase/decarboxylase codes for MTLNVKGEGLGAQITGIDPQNLDHLSGDEIREVVYQNKLVVLKDVHPSPEQFIKLGRLIGEIVPYYEPMYHHQNHPEIFVSSTEQGQGVPKTGAFWHIDYMFMPEPFAFSMVVPLAVPGQDRGTYFIDLNRVWESLPPDKQDPVRGTVSTHDPRRHIKIRPSDVYRPIGEVWAEISRTTPPIKWPTVIRHPKTGQEILYICASGTTKIEDRDGNVLDPAILNELMEATGQLDPEFTSPFIHTQHYEVGDIVLWDNRVLMHRAKHGTAAGTLTTHRLTMLDGLKTPGYAA; via the coding sequence ATGACGCTCAATGTGAAAGGCGAAGGGCTCGGTGCACAGATCACCGGTATCGACCCGCAGAACCTGGACCATCTTTCCGGCGACGAGATCCGCGAAGTCGTCTACCAGAACAAGCTGGTCGTTCTCAAAGACGTTCATCCGTCTCCGGAGCAGTTCATCAAGCTCGGCAGGCTAATCGGAGAGATCGTCCCCTACTACGAACCCATGTATCACCACCAGAACCATCCGGAAATCTTTGTCTCCTCGACCGAGCAGGGCCAAGGCGTCCCGAAAACCGGTGCGTTCTGGCACATCGACTACATGTTCATGCCGGAACCGTTCGCCTTCTCCATGGTGGTGCCCCTTGCGGTGCCCGGACAGGACCGCGGAACCTACTTCATCGACCTCAACCGGGTTTGGGAGTCGCTACCTCCTGACAAGCAGGACCCTGTGCGCGGAACGGTCAGCACTCATGATCCCCGGCGCCACATCAAGATTCGACCCAGCGACGTGTACCGCCCCATCGGAGAGGTGTGGGCCGAGATCAGCCGCACGACACCGCCGATAAAGTGGCCGACGGTCATCAGGCACCCGAAGACCGGTCAAGAGATCCTCTACATCTGCGCTTCGGGCACCACCAAGATCGAAGATCGAGACGGCAACGTGCTCGACCCGGCCATACTCAACGAGCTGATGGAGGCCACCGGTCAACTCGATCCCGAGTTCACCTCGCCGTTCATTCACACTCAGCACTACGAGGTCGGCGACATCGTGTTGTGGGACAACCGCGTTCTGATGCACCGGGCGAAGCACGGCACCGCCGCCGGTACCCTGACAACCCATCGGCTCACCATGCTGGATGGCCTCAAGACGCCGGGATACGCCGCATGA
- the fadD10 gene encoding fatty acid--CoA ligase FadD10: MSVLTPSVWERVCAQAHQRPQATALRRCDGTSAIRYGELVTEAERLAAELRTHAVSQGARVMVLSDNGPETYLSVLACARLGAIAVMVDGNLPPATVARFGQITDPSATLVTPGSRIRPESLPDGLRLPPTIPVQIATDTERSTKAVGDYAVHGADDPLAMIFTSGTTGEPKAVLLANRTFFAIPDILEREGLNWITWVAGETTYSPLPATHIGGLWWILTCLMHGGVCMTGGENTPSLMEILNKNSVATTCFVPTLTSKLVAEMKAANAGVPSLRLLGYGGSRAIADDVRFVEAAGIRTAQVYGLSETGCTALCLPTDDGSIDKIEAGVVGRPYPGVEVFLADSEGVGPTGPAPAESASFGTLWIKSPANMLGYWNNPKRTQEVLVDGWVNTGDLLERREDGFFYIRGRSSEMIISGGVNVVPDEVDRIAESVAGVREAACYEIPDEEFGALVGLAVVPSASLDDAAATELKQRIAATYRRESESMARPATITIVAEIPRTQSGKVMRASLAATLNGRKTGVGAGV; this comes from the coding sequence ATGTCTGTCTTAACGCCTTCCGTGTGGGAACGGGTCTGCGCGCAAGCACACCAACGGCCGCAGGCAACGGCGTTGCGGCGCTGCGACGGGACCAGCGCCATTCGGTACGGAGAACTCGTGACCGAAGCGGAGAGGCTGGCTGCCGAACTTCGGACCCACGCGGTTTCTCAAGGTGCGCGGGTAATGGTCCTCTCGGACAACGGTCCTGAGACGTACCTGTCGGTGCTGGCGTGCGCGCGACTCGGCGCGATCGCCGTCATGGTGGACGGCAACCTGCCCCCGGCGACCGTCGCACGTTTCGGTCAAATTACCGACCCCAGCGCCACTCTCGTCACACCCGGGAGTCGGATCCGTCCGGAATCGTTGCCTGACGGACTGCGACTGCCACCCACTATCCCGGTCCAAATAGCTACTGACACCGAGCGTTCCACTAAAGCCGTCGGCGACTACGCAGTGCACGGCGCTGACGATCCGCTGGCGATGATCTTCACCAGTGGCACGACGGGTGAGCCGAAGGCCGTGCTGTTGGCCAACCGCACCTTCTTCGCCATCCCAGACATCTTGGAGCGGGAGGGATTGAACTGGATCACCTGGGTGGCGGGCGAGACAACGTATTCGCCGCTGCCTGCAACGCACATCGGCGGATTATGGTGGATACTCACCTGTTTGATGCATGGCGGGGTATGCATGACCGGCGGCGAGAACACGCCGTCGCTGATGGAAATTCTCAACAAGAACTCTGTCGCCACGACATGCTTTGTGCCCACGCTCACTTCAAAGTTGGTCGCCGAGATGAAGGCCGCCAACGCGGGGGTGCCGTCGTTGCGACTGCTCGGGTACGGGGGTTCACGGGCGATCGCCGATGATGTGCGCTTTGTCGAAGCGGCTGGAATCCGCACCGCACAGGTGTACGGACTCAGCGAAACAGGCTGCACCGCTTTGTGTCTGCCCACCGACGACGGTTCGATCGACAAGATCGAGGCCGGCGTGGTGGGTCGACCTTATCCTGGCGTGGAAGTGTTCCTGGCCGACAGCGAAGGTGTGGGACCGACGGGACCCGCGCCCGCCGAGTCCGCGTCGTTTGGCACACTGTGGATAAAGTCGCCGGCCAACATGCTGGGATATTGGAACAATCCGAAACGCACGCAAGAGGTTCTGGTCGACGGCTGGGTGAACACCGGCGATCTCCTCGAACGCCGCGAAGACGGGTTCTTCTATATCAGGGGACGGTCCTCGGAGATGATCATCTCCGGCGGTGTCAACGTCGTGCCCGACGAGGTTGATCGCATCGCCGAAAGTGTTGCGGGCGTTCGCGAGGCGGCGTGCTACGAGATTCCGGACGAGGAGTTCGGGGCACTGGTAGGCCTGGCCGTGGTCCCGTCAGCATCTCTTGACGACGCGGCGGCCACCGAACTCAAGCAACGGATCGCGGCCACCTACCGGCGTGAATCGGAGTCGATGGCGCGGCCCGCGACCATCACCATCGTCGCAGAGATTCCACGGACGCAGTCCGGCAAAGTCATGCGTGCATCATTGGCAGCGACGCTGAATGGACGCAAAACCGGAGTGGGCGCCGGTGTCTGA
- a CDS encoding FcoT family thioesterase yields the protein MSTAELTPSAQTDSAPTHTVPIAEPLLAEVLEPYSFKGCRYLLDAEYKATEESVLAYGNFSITESAYIRSTGHFNAAELILCFNQLAYCAFAPAIINEEISVLRGWSIADFYDNQLPSMLIKSTSSRFKRPINAQKFSARLLCKDFQIVERSLRYLLIPCAIEFWDDDGGAASGQVELAAFNIP from the coding sequence ATGAGCACCGCCGAACTGACACCGTCCGCACAGACCGACTCCGCGCCCACGCACACCGTCCCGATCGCTGAGCCGCTGCTGGCCGAAGTGCTTGAGCCGTACTCCTTTAAAGGCTGCCGCTACCTGCTCGACGCCGAATACAAGGCAACCGAGGAATCGGTCCTTGCGTACGGAAACTTCAGCATCACCGAGTCCGCCTACATCCGAAGCACCGGGCATTTCAACGCGGCCGAACTCATACTGTGTTTCAACCAGCTCGCGTATTGCGCCTTCGCGCCCGCCATCATCAATGAAGAGATCTCCGTGCTGCGGGGGTGGTCCATTGCGGACTTCTACGACAATCAGCTCCCGAGCATGCTCATCAAGAGCACCTCGTCACGATTCAAGAGGCCGATCAATGCCCAGAAGTTCTCGGCGCGCCTGCTGTGCAAGGACTTTCAGATCGTCGAACGGTCATTGCGTTATCTGTTGATACCGTGTGCCATCGAGTTCTGGGACGACGACGGCGGGGCCGCATCCGGTCAGGTCGAACTGGCCGCCTTCAACATCCCGTAG
- a CDS encoding DUF5134 domain-containing protein, with product MIDDLPLRWILTGLFVLSGAGFAVSINRRSWTSILSHGLHVVMSIAMAVMVWPQDLQLPTSFPELFFLAGALWFVMTAVLAARAVTQRLVPAYNALTMVAMVWMYAISGPLFPAWLNAEHPHHHHVPGMAMPGDPPPWIDTGNGIWTGIFTIATAVWAYRYLAKPRGTRSWRKRVGSAVQAMMAAGMAIVFASMLFEI from the coding sequence ATGATCGACGACTTACCGCTGCGCTGGATCCTCACCGGTTTGTTCGTGCTGAGCGGCGCCGGCTTCGCGGTCAGCATCAACCGTCGATCGTGGACGTCGATCTTGAGCCACGGACTGCACGTCGTGATGTCGATCGCAATGGCAGTGATGGTCTGGCCGCAAGACCTGCAGTTGCCGACGAGCTTTCCCGAGTTGTTCTTCCTGGCGGGAGCGCTGTGGTTCGTCATGACGGCTGTTCTCGCCGCCCGCGCGGTCACGCAACGCCTGGTGCCGGCCTACAACGCGCTGACCATGGTGGCGATGGTCTGGATGTACGCCATCAGCGGCCCGCTGTTTCCCGCCTGGTTGAACGCGGAACACCCTCACCACCACCACGTGCCGGGCATGGCGATGCCGGGCGACCCGCCGCCATGGATTGACACCGGCAACGGCATATGGACGGGCATTTTCACAATTGCCACTGCGGTCTGGGCCTACCGGTACCTCGCGAAACCGCGCGGGACCCGCTCTTGGCGGAAGCGCGTCGGCAGTGCCGTGCAGGCCATGATGGCCGCCGGAATGGCAATCGTCTTCGCCAGCATGCTGTTCGAAATCTGA
- a CDS encoding phosphopantetheine-binding protein: MRTRIFTALCEVLYIDDSDLADGDDTDLRDLGLDSVRFVLLMKHLGVDRESELPARLAADLSINGWVRELAVAGPMCAATPRGPA; the protein is encoded by the coding sequence TTGCGGACCAGGATTTTCACCGCGCTATGTGAGGTGCTGTATATCGACGACTCGGACCTTGCCGACGGCGATGACACCGACCTCAGGGATCTGGGACTGGACTCGGTTCGCTTCGTTCTCCTGATGAAACACCTTGGCGTGGACCGCGAATCCGAACTGCCGGCCCGACTGGCCGCAGACTTGTCGATCAACGGTTGGGTCCGGGAGTTGGCGGTCGCGGGGCCTATGTGTGCCGCTACCCCACGGGGACCGGCTTAG
- a CDS encoding PPE domain-containing protein, giving the protein MALPPEVHSALLSAGPGPGSMLVAAQQWQELSNEYSRTAVELGQLLTQVEASSWQGASAAQYAAAHVPYLAWLEQASIDSALTAVRHEAAATAYSTALAAMPTLAELAANHVVHGVLVATNFFGINTIPIALNEADYARMWVQAATTMATYQTMAEAATFAVPSAQAAPPILTPGAEAQNVQDPVGWITQLINDITQFMADPYGNFLRFFEQLGVGPGAAVILAIIALQLYDFLWYPYYASYGLLLLPFFTPALSALSALSALTYLLQQPPVEPLPVPTAPGEAVQDGSNVAAAAMATPSATAGATAQIGNTATSTPGAAAVSSVTSAAGLSYAVLGLAPPGISFGPKAGTKARDTVTDDLEAAAAARMGTALARARRRRRATIGAHGYRDEFLDATAHLAEPAAPVEAESTSVASDHGAGPVGFTGTIPAHDSSAAGMVQGTRDRTSITMPLLPSTWAADNETPEQ; this is encoded by the coding sequence ATGGCTTTACCCCCGGAAGTGCATTCCGCACTGCTGAGCGCGGGGCCAGGCCCAGGATCCATGCTTGTCGCTGCGCAGCAGTGGCAGGAACTCAGCAACGAATACAGCCGCACGGCTGTCGAGTTGGGTCAGCTGCTGACCCAGGTCGAGGCCAGCAGCTGGCAAGGCGCGAGCGCCGCCCAGTATGCGGCGGCGCATGTCCCCTACCTGGCGTGGCTGGAGCAGGCTTCGATCGATAGCGCACTCACCGCCGTGCGGCACGAAGCGGCGGCCACCGCCTACAGCACCGCTTTGGCCGCGATGCCGACCCTGGCGGAACTGGCCGCCAACCACGTCGTGCACGGCGTCCTGGTCGCCACCAACTTCTTCGGCATCAACACCATCCCCATCGCGCTCAACGAAGCGGACTACGCCCGCATGTGGGTGCAAGCCGCCACCACCATGGCCACCTACCAGACCATGGCCGAAGCGGCGACGTTCGCGGTCCCGTCGGCGCAGGCGGCGCCGCCCATCCTGACGCCGGGCGCCGAAGCCCAGAACGTGCAGGACCCGGTGGGCTGGATCACTCAACTCATCAACGACATCACGCAGTTCATGGCGGACCCGTACGGCAATTTTCTGCGGTTCTTCGAGCAACTGGGGGTCGGCCCGGGTGCAGCAGTGATCCTTGCGATCATCGCCCTGCAGTTGTACGACTTCCTCTGGTACCCCTACTACGCGTCGTACGGGTTGCTCCTGCTGCCCTTCTTCACCCCCGCATTGAGCGCGTTGAGTGCGCTGAGCGCCCTGACCTATCTACTGCAGCAACCCCCCGTGGAGCCGCTTCCCGTTCCCACCGCCCCCGGCGAAGCCGTACAAGATGGCTCGAACGTGGCTGCCGCAGCAATGGCAACCCCGTCTGCCACGGCGGGTGCCACCGCACAAATCGGCAACACCGCCACGAGCACACCCGGCGCAGCCGCGGTCAGCAGCGTCACCTCGGCGGCAGGACTCAGCTACGCCGTGCTCGGCCTGGCGCCGCCCGGGATCAGCTTCGGCCCCAAAGCCGGAACGAAAGCGCGCGACACCGTTACCGACGACCTCGAAGCCGCCGCCGCAGCTCGAATGGGAACTGCCCTCGCCCGGGCTCGGCGCCGACGACGCGCCACGATCGGGGCACACGGCTACCGTGACGAGTTTCTTGACGCGACGGCACACCTAGCCGAACCGGCCGCACCCGTCGAAGCCGAATCCACCTCCGTCGCAAGTGATCACGGCGCCGGTCCCGTCGGCTTCACGGGCACCATCCCCGCCCACGACAGCTCCGCCGCGGGGATGGTGCAAGGCACCCGCGACCGCACCAGCATCACCATGCCACTTCTGCCCAGCACTTGGGCAGCCGACAACGAGACGCCCGAACAGTAA
- a CDS encoding MMPL/RND family transporter, with protein MIARVIHRLAIPIILFWIAFVVVLSMFVPSLEVVGQERAVSLSPKDAPSLIALKRIGHAFNEGETDSVAMVVLEGQQPLGDAAHKYYDDLVRRLRADNAHVLGVQDFWGDPLTAAGAQSNDGKAVTVQLTLAGNQGELLANDSVVAVRKIVDSVPPPPGVNVYVTGASALAADLQQSGDKSMAKITLTTVGVIVVMLLFVYRSPLTVFLLLLTVGIELSAARGAVALFGHAGLIGLSTFAVSLITSLSIAAGTDYGIFIVGRYQEARQAGEDRESAFYTMYRGTAHVILGSGLTIAGATFCLSFARMPYFQTLGVPCAVGMLVAVAVALTLGPAILVVGSRFGVFDPKRFLNVRGWRRVGTVVVRWPLPVLAVTFAIAMIGLLTLPGYKPSYDDRAYLPTFIRANEGFNAADRHFSQARMKPEIVMIESDHDLRNPADFLVLDKLAKGLFRVPGISRVQAITRPEGTAMDHTSIPFQLSMRNAGQVQILKYQRDRMEDMLKQADEMAKTAALMRRMYGLMTQLVSTTHRMVGDTIAMQELTNELRDHIADFEDTWRPIRSYFYWERHCYDIPLCWSFRSIFDAVDGLDQINEKLDALVADIKNLDRLMPEMIATFPPMIETMESTRTMMLTMHSTMAGMLDQMNEMSENANAMGKAFDAAKNDDSFYLPPEVFKNKDFQRAMESFISPDGHSARFIILHRGDPASDEGIASINKLRTAAEESLKGTPLEGAEIQIAGVGAVFKDISEGAKWDLVIAGISSLCLIFIIMLILTRALVAAAVIVGTVAVSLGASFGLSVLVWQHILGIPLHWLVIAMSVIVLLAVGSDYNLLLVSRFKQEIGAGLNTGIIRSMGGTGKVVTNAGLVFAFTMASMVVSDLRMVGQVGTTIGLGLLFDTLIVRAFMTPAIAALLGRWFWWPIRVRSRPARNLAKPVPVG; from the coding sequence TTGATCGCAAGGGTGATCCATCGCCTGGCGATTCCGATCATCCTGTTCTGGATAGCGTTTGTGGTCGTCCTCAGCATGTTTGTGCCCTCGCTAGAGGTCGTCGGACAAGAGCGGGCGGTGTCGTTGAGTCCCAAGGACGCGCCGTCGCTCATCGCGTTGAAACGGATCGGCCACGCCTTCAACGAAGGCGAGACCGACAGTGTGGCGATGGTCGTCTTGGAGGGCCAGCAACCTCTCGGCGACGCCGCCCACAAGTACTACGACGACCTGGTCCGTAGGTTGCGCGCGGACAATGCGCACGTCCTGGGTGTCCAGGACTTCTGGGGCGATCCCCTGACGGCCGCCGGCGCGCAGAGCAATGACGGCAAGGCGGTCACCGTCCAGTTGACCTTGGCAGGCAATCAGGGTGAGCTGCTGGCCAACGATTCCGTTGTCGCCGTGCGCAAGATCGTGGACAGCGTCCCGCCGCCACCCGGGGTCAACGTCTACGTGACCGGGGCGTCGGCGTTGGCCGCCGATCTGCAGCAGAGCGGCGACAAATCGATGGCCAAGATCACTTTGACGACCGTCGGCGTGATCGTCGTCATGTTGCTCTTCGTGTACCGGTCACCGCTGACGGTGTTTCTGTTGCTGCTCACGGTCGGCATCGAATTGTCCGCTGCGCGGGGTGCCGTGGCCTTGTTCGGGCACGCCGGGCTCATCGGGCTCTCCACCTTTGCGGTCAGTCTGATCACGTCGCTGTCGATCGCCGCGGGGACCGACTACGGGATCTTCATCGTCGGGCGCTACCAGGAAGCCCGCCAGGCCGGCGAAGACCGGGAATCGGCTTTCTACACCATGTACCGGGGCACGGCCCACGTCATCTTGGGCTCCGGTTTGACCATCGCCGGTGCGACGTTCTGTCTGAGCTTCGCGCGGATGCCCTACTTCCAAACCCTGGGCGTGCCATGCGCGGTCGGCATGTTGGTGGCCGTGGCCGTCGCGCTGACGCTGGGGCCGGCCATCTTGGTCGTCGGCAGCCGGTTCGGGGTGTTCGATCCCAAACGGTTCCTGAACGTGCGCGGTTGGCGACGGGTTGGGACGGTGGTGGTTCGGTGGCCGCTGCCCGTTCTCGCGGTGACGTTCGCGATCGCGATGATCGGATTGCTCACCCTGCCCGGCTATAAACCCAGCTACGACGACCGGGCTTATCTGCCCACCTTCATTCGGGCCAACGAGGGCTTCAACGCCGCCGATCGCCACTTCTCCCAGGCTCGGATGAAGCCCGAGATCGTGATGATCGAGTCGGATCACGATCTGCGGAATCCCGCCGACTTTTTGGTCTTGGACAAGCTCGCCAAGGGCCTCTTTCGCGTCCCGGGGATCTCTCGAGTCCAGGCGATCACCCGGCCCGAGGGGACCGCGATGGACCACACGTCGATCCCGTTCCAACTCAGCATGCGCAACGCCGGCCAGGTGCAGATCCTGAAATATCAGCGGGACCGGATGGAGGACATGCTGAAGCAGGCCGACGAAATGGCCAAGACGGCGGCCCTCATGCGGCGGATGTACGGCTTGATGACCCAACTTGTCTCGACCACGCATCGCATGGTGGGCGACACCATCGCGATGCAGGAACTCACCAACGAACTGCGCGACCACATCGCCGACTTCGAAGACACCTGGCGGCCGATTCGCAGCTATTTCTATTGGGAGCGACACTGTTACGACATTCCGCTCTGCTGGTCCTTCCGTTCGATATTCGACGCGGTCGACGGTTTGGACCAGATCAACGAGAAACTTGACGCGCTGGTTGCCGACATCAAGAACCTGGATCGGTTGATGCCGGAGATGATTGCGACGTTCCCGCCGATGATCGAGACCATGGAAAGCACGCGCACCATGATGCTGACCATGCACAGCACCATGGCGGGCATGTTGGACCAGATGAATGAGATGAGCGAAAACGCCAACGCCATGGGCAAGGCGTTTGACGCGGCCAAGAACGACGACTCCTTCTACCTGCCGCCGGAAGTGTTCAAAAACAAGGACTTTCAGCGCGCGATGGAGAGCTTCATTTCGCCCGACGGGCATTCGGCTCGCTTCATCATTCTGCACCGGGGCGACCCCGCGTCGGATGAGGGGATCGCGAGTATCAACAAGCTACGAACCGCGGCCGAGGAATCGCTCAAGGGAACGCCGCTGGAAGGCGCCGAGATTCAGATCGCCGGAGTGGGCGCGGTGTTCAAGGACATCTCCGAGGGCGCGAAATGGGATCTGGTGATCGCCGGGATTTCCTCGCTCTGCCTCATCTTCATCATCATGCTGATCCTCACCCGCGCGCTGGTGGCCGCCGCGGTGATCGTCGGGACGGTCGCGGTATCACTCGGCGCATCCTTTGGGTTGTCGGTGCTGGTGTGGCAGCACATCCTCGGAATTCCGTTGCACTGGCTGGTGATCGCTATGTCGGTGATCGTGCTGTTGGCAGTGGGATCCGACTACAACCTGCTGTTGGTCTCCCGGTTCAAACAGGAGATCGGCGCCGGTCTGAATACCGGCATCATCCGTTCGATGGGCGGCACCGGCAAGGTGGTGACGAACGCCGGTCTGGTGTTCGCGTTCACCATGGCGTCGATGGTGGTCAGCGACCTGCGGATGGTCGGGCAGGTAGGCACCACCATCGGTTTGGGCCTGCTGTTCGACACCTTGATCGTGCGCGCATTCATGACGCCCGCTATTGCCGCGCTGCTGGGTCGTTGGTTCTGGTGGCCGATCAGGGTGCGGTCGCGGCCGGCCAGGAATCTGGCTAAGCCGGTCCCCGTGGGGTAG
- a CDS encoding cytochrome c oxidase assembly protein: MDSERPQRGATAWLAAGSLLICLAVAGYGLNSGPRRYALAQNPFPGALVSVGEPVGFFLATLMSAVCLGALLYVVVASRPEQDGLLDPGAFRIHLVAERISLAWVGLAVLMVPMQAAHDSGLSVTRLVGSPVLFDAIAASEVSRAWIVVAICALVIAVSLRFTTRWLGHVVLLIPAIVAVAAVAVTGNAGQGPDHDYATSAAIVFAVAAAALTGLKVSAALSGGDPLRAVQLLQVVCGALALGYGALLLYLLIPGLEFGSDFARLGLLAGLLVTLVWLHDCWGLVRPSHAARGRTVAALAIIAALGAIAAMAVQVAPRFLSHQFTAWDIFLGYELPHPPTILRVLTLWRFDVLVGGLGVALAVAYVVGYVRLRRGGNSWPVGRLVSWLIGCVALVFTSSSGVRAYGSAMFSVHMAEHMTLNMFIPVLLVLGGPVTLALRALPAAGEGNQPGPREWLQWLLHSRVTAFFSHPVTAFILFVGSPYVVYFTPFFDTLVRYHWGHEFMAIHFLIVGYLFYWAIIGIDPGPRRLPYPGRIGLLFAVMPFHAFFGIALMTMASPVGGTFYRSVSLPWLASIIKDQHLGGGIAWSLTELPVVIVIVALVTQWARQDRRVAARSDRHADSDYADDDLDAYNAMLRELSRMRR; this comes from the coding sequence ATGGACTCTGAGCGGCCGCAGCGCGGGGCAACGGCGTGGCTGGCCGCCGGTTCTCTGCTCATCTGCCTGGCCGTCGCCGGCTACGGCCTGAATTCAGGACCACGGCGCTACGCCTTGGCTCAGAACCCGTTCCCCGGCGCCTTGGTCAGTGTCGGTGAGCCGGTCGGCTTCTTCCTGGCGACGCTGATGAGCGCGGTGTGCCTGGGCGCATTGCTGTACGTAGTTGTTGCGTCGCGGCCGGAGCAGGACGGTCTGCTGGATCCCGGGGCGTTTCGTATCCATCTGGTAGCGGAACGCATATCTCTCGCCTGGGTGGGGCTTGCGGTGCTGATGGTGCCGATGCAAGCAGCGCATGACTCCGGCCTCTCAGTCACTCGCCTGGTGGGCAGTCCCGTGTTATTCGACGCCATAGCCGCCTCGGAAGTCTCCCGCGCGTGGATCGTGGTGGCGATCTGCGCGCTGGTGATCGCAGTGTCGCTGCGTTTCACCACCCGTTGGCTCGGCCACGTCGTGCTGTTGATTCCGGCCATCGTGGCCGTCGCCGCGGTAGCTGTGACCGGCAACGCGGGCCAGGGCCCCGACCACGACTACGCAACCAGCGCGGCCATTGTCTTCGCGGTCGCGGCGGCCGCGTTGACGGGACTAAAGGTCTCCGCGGCCCTCTCGGGCGGGGATCCCCTGCGCGCGGTGCAACTGCTGCAGGTCGTGTGTGGCGCGTTGGCACTGGGCTACGGGGCACTGCTCCTCTACCTGTTGATCCCGGGGTTGGAGTTCGGTTCGGACTTCGCGCGCCTCGGTCTGCTCGCGGGGCTACTCGTGACCTTGGTGTGGCTGCACGACTGCTGGGGGTTGGTCCGGCCGTCACATGCCGCTCGCGGCCGAACCGTCGCCGCGCTGGCCATCATCGCCGCCCTGGGTGCCATCGCGGCCATGGCCGTTCAGGTTGCGCCCCGATTCCTTTCGCATCAGTTCACCGCGTGGGACATCTTCTTGGGCTACGAACTGCCGCACCCGCCGACCATTCTCAGGGTGCTCACCCTGTGGCGCTTTGACGTTCTGGTCGGGGGACTGGGTGTGGCGCTGGCGGTCGCGTATGTGGTGGGCTACGTCCGGTTGCGGCGCGGGGGTAACAGCTGGCCCGTGGGCCGCCTGGTGTCCTGGTTGATCGGTTGTGTGGCGCTAGTCTTCACCAGCAGCTCCGGTGTTCGGGCATACGGCTCAGCGATGTTCAGCGTCCATATGGCCGAGCACATGACGCTGAACATGTTCATCCCGGTGTTGTTGGTGCTCGGCGGGCCCGTCACATTGGCCCTGCGGGCGCTGCCCGCGGCGGGCGAGGGCAATCAGCCCGGTCCGCGGGAATGGCTGCAATGGCTGCTGCATTCGCGGGTGACGGCGTTCTTTTCGCATCCGGTGACGGCCTTCATCCTGTTCGTCGGCTCGCCCTATGTCGTTTATTTCACGCCGTTTTTCGACACCTTGGTGCGTTACCACTGGGGCCATGAGTTCATGGCGATCCACTTTTTGATCGTCGGTTACCTGTTCTACTGGGCCATCATCGGCATCGACCCGGGGCCGCGGCGGCTGCCGTACCCGGGACGCATCGGTTTGCTCTTCGCGGTGATGCCGTTCCACGCCTTCTTCGGCATCGCCCTGATGACGATGGCATCGCCGGTGGGCGGCACGTTCTATCGGTCGGTCAGCCTGCCGTGGTTGGCAAGCATCATCAAGGACCAGCACCTGGGCGGCGGAATCGCTTGGAGCCTAACGGAATTGCCCGTCGTCATCGTCATTGTCGCGCTGGTGACCCAATGGGCGCGCCAAGACCGCCGGGTGGCGGCACGGTCGGATCGGCATGCGGACAGCGACTACGCCGACGACGACCTAGACGCTTACAACGCGATGCTTCGTGAGTTGTCGCGGATGCGTCGTTGA